A region from the Azospirillum thermophilum genome encodes:
- a CDS encoding DUF1330 domain-containing protein, whose amino-acid sequence MPAYVIVDAKVTDPVAYEAYKSLSPAAIAAYNGRFLSRGGATEVLEGDWQPNRIVVVEFPDMAAARAFYDSPQYLAAREARKDAAEFRMIVVEGL is encoded by the coding sequence ATGCCCGCCTACGTCATCGTCGATGCCAAGGTCACCGATCCCGTCGCCTATGAGGCCTACAAGTCGCTGAGCCCGGCGGCGATTGCCGCCTACAACGGGCGCTTCCTCAGCCGGGGAGGGGCGACGGAGGTGCTGGAGGGTGATTGGCAGCCGAACCGCATCGTCGTGGTGGAGTTCCCCGACATGGCCGCCGCCAGGGCCTTCTACGACAGCCCGCAGTACCTCGCGGCACGGGAAGCGCGCAAGGACGCCGCCGAGTTCCGCATGATCGTGGTGGAGGGGCTGTAG
- the panB gene encoding 3-methyl-2-oxobutanoate hydroxymethyltransferase, with amino-acid sequence MSASKAITRTSVPSLRARKGGEPIVCLTAYTAPMARLLDPHVDLLLVGDSLGMVIYGFDSTLPVTLDLMIAHGGAVVRGSSTACVVVDLPFGSYQESPQTAYRNAARVMAETGAQAVKLEGGLEMAETVAFLTSRGVPVMGHVGLLPQSVNALGGYKAVGRDTASAERIRADACAIAEAGAFSLVIEGTMEPLARQITQDVAIPTIGIGGSPACDGQVLVSDDLLGLFGEFKPKFVKRYANLAETVGQAVATYADEVRSRRFPGPEHCFGVKAPAETG; translated from the coding sequence ATGAGCGCGTCCAAGGCGATCACCCGCACCTCTGTCCCCAGCCTGCGTGCCCGCAAGGGTGGCGAGCCCATCGTCTGCCTGACCGCCTATACGGCGCCGATGGCGCGCCTGCTCGACCCGCATGTCGATCTGCTGCTGGTCGGCGATTCGCTGGGAATGGTGATCTACGGCTTCGACAGCACGCTGCCGGTCACGCTCGACCTGATGATCGCCCATGGCGGCGCCGTGGTGCGCGGCTCGTCCACGGCCTGCGTGGTGGTCGACCTGCCCTTCGGCAGCTATCAGGAGAGCCCGCAGACGGCCTACCGCAACGCGGCCCGCGTGATGGCGGAGACCGGCGCCCAGGCGGTGAAGCTGGAAGGCGGGTTGGAGATGGCGGAGACGGTCGCCTTCCTCACCAGCCGCGGCGTGCCCGTCATGGGCCATGTCGGACTGCTGCCGCAGTCGGTGAACGCGCTCGGCGGCTACAAGGCGGTGGGCCGGGACACGGCGTCGGCCGAGCGGATTCGCGCCGACGCCTGCGCCATCGCCGAGGCCGGTGCCTTCTCCCTGGTCATCGAAGGCACGATGGAGCCGCTCGCCCGGCAGATCACGCAGGACGTCGCCATCCCCACCATCGGCATCGGCGGTTCTCCCGCCTGCGACGGGCAGGTTCTGGTCAGCGACGACCTGCTGGGCCTGTTCGGCGAGTTCAAGCCGAAATTCGTCAAGCGCTACGCTAACCTCGCCGAGACTGTCGGCCAGGCGGTCGCGACCTATGCGGACGAGGTGCGCAGCCGCCGCTTCCCCGGTCCGGAGCACTGTTTCGGCGTCAAGGCACCGGCGGAGACGGGCTGA
- a CDS encoding NAD(P) transhydrogenase subunit alpha, translating into MDQTQVSAQINDLMAKVQVLKQQADAVTAQLAAHAQPVADAAGGHGSFFITGLTVFVLACFVGYYVVWRVTPALHSPLMAVTNAVSSVIIVGALIAAGPADFGFSKMMGFLAVILASVNIFGGFLVTQRMLSMFKKKGK; encoded by the coding sequence ATGGATCAGACCCAAGTTTCCGCCCAGATCAACGATCTGATGGCGAAGGTTCAAGTGCTGAAGCAGCAGGCGGACGCCGTCACGGCGCAGCTTGCCGCCCACGCCCAGCCGGTCGCCGACGCGGCCGGCGGCCATGGCAGCTTCTTCATCACCGGCCTGACCGTCTTCGTCCTGGCCTGCTTCGTCGGCTATTACGTGGTCTGGCGCGTGACGCCGGCTCTCCACTCGCCGCTGATGGCGGTCACCAACGCGGTGTCCTCGGTCATCATCGTCGGCGCCTTGATCGCGGCGGGTCCGGCCGACTTCGGCTTTTCCAAGATGATGGGCTTCCTCGCCGTCATCCTGGCCAGCGTCAACATCTTCGGCGGCTTCCTGGTCACCCAGCGCATGCTGAGCATGTTCAAGAAGAAGGGCAAGTAA
- a CDS encoding NAD(P)(+) transhydrogenase (Re/Si-specific) subunit beta: protein METLSALLYLVASICFIMALRGLSSPETSRQGNIYGMVGMTIAIVTTLASPFVQSYWMIVLGIAIGGAIGYVVAKKIEMTALPQLVAAFHSLVGLAAVFVALAAFYSPEAYGIGVRGAIAKGSLVEMALGTAIGAITFTGSIVAFAKLQGLVTGKPLVFPMQHPLNAALGVLTVLLIIWLVQSNSAAAMWLIILVALALGFLLILPIGGADMPVVISMLNSYSGWAACGIGFTLQNNLLIITGALVGSSGAILSYIMCKGMNRSIFNVILGGFGGEGAAAAAGGGGGPKGSVKAGSPEDAAYIMKNAQSVIIVPGYGMAVAQAQHALREMADHLKKEGVEVKYAIHPVAGRMPGHMNVLLAEANVPYDEVFELEDINRDFGTADVAFVIGANDVTNPAAKTDPASPIYGMPILDVEKAKTVFFIKRSMASGYAGVENELFFRPNTMMLFGDAKKVTEEVVKAMEA from the coding sequence ATGGAAACGCTGTCCGCCCTTCTCTATCTGGTCGCCTCGATCTGCTTCATCATGGCGTTGAGGGGCCTGTCCTCGCCCGAGACCTCGCGTCAGGGCAACATCTACGGCATGGTCGGCATGACCATCGCCATCGTCACCACGCTGGCCTCGCCCTTCGTCCAGTCCTACTGGATGATCGTGCTGGGCATCGCGATCGGCGGCGCCATCGGCTATGTCGTGGCGAAGAAGATCGAGATGACGGCCCTGCCGCAGCTCGTCGCCGCCTTCCACTCGCTGGTCGGTCTGGCCGCCGTGTTCGTGGCGCTGGCCGCCTTCTACTCGCCGGAGGCCTACGGCATTGGCGTGCGGGGAGCCATCGCCAAGGGCTCGCTGGTCGAAATGGCGCTGGGAACCGCCATCGGCGCGATCACCTTCACCGGCTCGATCGTCGCCTTCGCCAAGCTGCAGGGACTGGTGACCGGCAAGCCGCTGGTCTTCCCGATGCAGCACCCGCTGAACGCCGCGCTCGGCGTGCTGACGGTGCTGCTGATCATCTGGCTGGTACAGTCGAACTCGGCCGCCGCCATGTGGCTGATCATCCTGGTGGCGCTGGCGCTGGGTTTCCTGCTGATCCTGCCGATCGGCGGCGCCGACATGCCGGTCGTCATCTCCATGCTGAACAGCTATTCCGGCTGGGCGGCCTGCGGCATCGGCTTCACGCTGCAGAACAACCTGCTGATCATCACGGGCGCCCTTGTGGGCTCCTCGGGTGCGATCCTGTCCTACATCATGTGCAAGGGCATGAACCGCTCGATCTTCAACGTGATCCTCGGCGGCTTCGGCGGCGAGGGTGCGGCCGCCGCCGCCGGCGGTGGCGGCGGTCCGAAGGGTTCGGTGAAGGCCGGCTCGCCCGAGGACGCCGCCTACATCATGAAGAACGCCCAGTCGGTGATCATCGTCCCCGGCTACGGCATGGCGGTCGCCCAGGCGCAGCACGCGCTGCGCGAGATGGCCGACCACCTGAAGAAGGAAGGGGTGGAGGTCAAGTACGCCATCCATCCCGTTGCCGGCCGCATGCCGGGCCACATGAACGTGCTGCTGGCGGAAGCCAACGTGCCGTATGACGAGGTGTTCGAGCTGGAGGACATCAACCGCGACTTCGGCACCGCCGACGTGGCCTTCGTCATCGGCGCCAACGACGTGACCAACCCTGCGGCCAAGACCGACCCCGCCTCGCCGATCTACGGCATGCCGATCCTGGACGTCGAGAAGGCGAAGACGGTGTTCTTCATCAAGCGCTCCATGGCCTCGGGCTATGCCGGCGTCGAGAACGAGCTGTTCTTCCGCCCGAACACCATGATGCTGTTCGGCGACGCCAAGAAGGTCACCGAAGAGGTGGTGAAGGCCATGGAGGCCTGA
- a CDS encoding COQ9 family protein, with protein sequence MPAINPTIDDLRDEILLSTLPNVVFDGWTMQALRDGATMAGHDGTAVYRAFPGGIPDLVEHFVDWTNRRMLAALEAHPLEEMKVRDKIALAVRTHFQVLEPHREAKRRLMAWLALPQNVGLGMRLLYRTVDAMWFAAGDTSTDYNHYTKRALLSAVVSSSTFYWLDDQSEEHVETWAFIDRRLADVMTIGRATASFGKVGTLLSHLPNPVRFARQLRQRTTAAQADNATVHMAENI encoded by the coding sequence ATGCCCGCCATCAACCCAACCATCGACGACCTGCGCGACGAGATCCTGCTGTCGACCCTGCCGAACGTCGTGTTCGACGGCTGGACCATGCAGGCCCTGCGGGACGGGGCCACCATGGCCGGCCATGACGGCACGGCCGTCTACCGCGCCTTCCCCGGCGGGATCCCTGATCTGGTGGAGCATTTCGTCGACTGGACGAACCGCCGGATGCTGGCGGCGCTGGAGGCCCACCCGCTGGAGGAGATGAAGGTCCGCGACAAGATCGCGCTGGCCGTCCGCACGCATTTCCAGGTGCTGGAGCCCCACCGTGAGGCGAAGCGCCGGCTGATGGCGTGGCTGGCCCTGCCGCAGAACGTCGGGCTGGGGATGCGGCTGCTGTACCGCACGGTGGATGCCATGTGGTTCGCCGCCGGCGACACCTCCACCGACTACAACCACTATACCAAGCGGGCCCTGCTGTCGGCCGTGGTCAGTTCCTCCACCTTCTACTGGCTGGACGACCAGTCGGAGGAACATGTTGAGACCTGGGCGTTCATCGACCGCCGCCTTGCCGACGTGATGACCATCGGCCGGGCCACCGCCTCTTTCGGCAAGGTGGGAACCCTGCTGTCGCACCTGCCGAATCCGGTCCGCTTCGCCCGGCAGCTTCGCCAGCGCACGACCGCGGCCCAGGCCGACAACGCGACCGTCCACATGGCCGAGAACATCTGA
- a CDS encoding Re/Si-specific NAD(P)(+) transhydrogenase subunit alpha: MKVAVPKERRAGELRVAASPETVKKLKGLGLDVVVEQGAGLGSSITDAAFEAAGASIVADPAALLRDADIVLKVQRPLASGEGELDELSLMKRGALLFAILNPYNSRDLVKAYADAGVNAFAMEFMPRITRAQVMDVLSSQANLAGYKAVVDAAGEYGRAFPMMMTAAGTVPPARAFIMGVGVAGLQAIATAKRLGAIVSATDVRPAVKEQVQSLGGTFVAVENEEFKQAETAGGYAKEMSDDYKRQQAALVAEHIKKQDIVITTALIPGRKAPILVTREHVASMKPGSVIVDLAVEQGGNVEGAELGKVVTTTNGVKIVGHANYPSRIAESASLLYAKNLLALLQVLHDKEAKGILVNWDDEIVKAIALTRDGAVVHPAFAG; encoded by the coding sequence ATGAAGGTCGCCGTACCCAAGGAGCGACGCGCGGGAGAACTCCGCGTAGCGGCGTCTCCCGAAACGGTGAAGAAGCTGAAGGGGCTCGGACTCGACGTCGTGGTGGAACAGGGAGCCGGCCTCGGCTCCAGCATCACCGACGCGGCTTTCGAGGCCGCCGGCGCTTCCATCGTGGCCGATCCCGCGGCGCTGCTGCGGGACGCCGACATCGTGCTGAAAGTACAGCGTCCGCTCGCTTCGGGGGAAGGTGAGCTGGACGAGCTGTCGCTGATGAAGCGCGGAGCGCTGCTGTTCGCCATCCTGAATCCGTACAACAGCCGCGACCTGGTGAAGGCCTATGCCGACGCCGGCGTCAACGCCTTCGCCATGGAATTCATGCCGCGCATCACGCGCGCCCAGGTGATGGACGTGCTGTCGAGCCAGGCGAACCTCGCCGGCTACAAGGCGGTGGTGGATGCCGCCGGCGAGTATGGCCGCGCCTTCCCGATGATGATGACCGCCGCCGGCACCGTTCCGCCGGCGCGCGCCTTCATCATGGGCGTCGGCGTCGCCGGCCTGCAGGCCATCGCGACCGCCAAGCGCCTCGGTGCCATCGTGTCGGCCACCGACGTGCGTCCGGCGGTGAAGGAGCAGGTGCAGTCGCTCGGCGGCACCTTCGTCGCCGTCGAGAACGAGGAGTTCAAGCAGGCCGAGACGGCCGGCGGTTACGCCAAGGAGATGTCCGACGACTACAAGCGCCAGCAGGCCGCGCTGGTCGCCGAGCATATCAAGAAGCAGGACATCGTCATCACCACCGCGCTGATCCCCGGCCGCAAGGCGCCGATCCTGGTGACGCGCGAGCATGTCGCCTCGATGAAGCCCGGGTCGGTCATCGTCGACCTGGCGGTCGAGCAGGGCGGCAACGTCGAGGGGGCGGAACTGGGCAAGGTCGTCACCACCACGAATGGGGTGAAGATCGTCGGTCACGCCAACTACCCGAGCCGCATCGCCGAGTCCGCCTCGCTGCTCTATGCCAAGAACCTGCTGGCCCTGCTGCAGGTGCTGCACGACAAGGAGGCCAAGGGCATCCTGGTCAACTGGGACGACGAGATCGTGAAGGCCATCGCGCTGACCCGCGACGGCGCGGTCGTCCATCCCGCCTTCGCCGGCTGA
- a CDS encoding SspB family protein has product MSREQLRYDLMVESALRGVVREALTQVAERGLPGNHHFYLTFRTGYPGVSIPDYLSAQYPNEMTIVLQFQYYGLEVHDDRFEVTLSFNNVHERLVIPFAAISTFADPSVNFALQFQPMIPAESAEVAPLPSRAGSADKGAEKGEKSDDKSAGPAEEPKRGEVVALDAFRKK; this is encoded by the coding sequence ATGTCGAGAGAGCAGCTCCGCTACGACCTGATGGTCGAATCCGCCCTTCGCGGTGTCGTCCGCGAGGCACTGACCCAGGTGGCGGAACGGGGATTGCCCGGCAACCATCACTTCTACCTCACCTTCCGCACCGGCTATCCGGGCGTCTCCATCCCGGATTATCTCTCGGCCCAGTACCCGAACGAGATGACCATCGTCCTGCAGTTCCAGTATTACGGGCTGGAGGTGCACGACGACCGGTTCGAGGTGACGCTGAGCTTCAACAACGTGCATGAGCGGCTGGTGATACCCTTCGCCGCCATCAGCACCTTCGCCGATCCGTCGGTGAACTTCGCCCTGCAGTTCCAGCCGATGATCCCGGCAGAATCGGCCGAGGTCGCCCCCCTGCCCTCCCGCGCCGGCAGCGCGGACAAGGGTGCCGAGAAGGGGGAGAAATCCGACGACAAGTCCGCCGGTCCGGCCGAGGAGCCGAAACGCGGCGAGGTCGTTGCGCTCGACGCTTTCCGCAAGAAGTAA
- a CDS encoding TfoX/Sxy family protein: protein MAAVASNEFVAMICESLARLGDVRARRMFGGYGISCDGVPFALVAFDTLFFRTDETNRPAYESLGLQPFRPFADRPDPRPMVMPYHTPPDSVFDDPEEMLAWARPALEAALRARAKKPPASAGRRRKAGAGS, encoded by the coding sequence ATGGCCGCCGTCGCGTCGAACGAGTTCGTCGCGATGATCTGCGAATCGCTAGCCCGGCTCGGCGATGTCCGGGCCCGGCGCATGTTCGGCGGTTACGGCATTTCCTGCGACGGGGTACCCTTCGCCCTGGTGGCCTTCGACACGCTGTTCTTCCGAACTGACGAAACCAACCGGCCGGCTTACGAATCGCTGGGGCTCCAGCCCTTCCGCCCCTTCGCGGACCGGCCGGATCCCCGGCCGATGGTCATGCCCTACCACACGCCGCCCGACAGCGTCTTCGACGATCCGGAGGAGATGCTGGCCTGGGCGAGACCGGCCTTGGAGGCGGCGTTGCGGGCGCGGGCGAAGAAGCCGCCCGCTTCGGCCGGACGGCGCCGGAAGGCCGGCGCCGGGTCCTGA
- the rpsU gene encoding 30S ribosomal protein S21: protein MQVLVRDNNVDQALRALKKKMQREGIFREMKLRRNYEKPSEKRAREKAEAVRRTRKLLRKRMEREGY from the coding sequence GTGCAAGTTCTGGTCCGAGACAACAACGTCGATCAGGCCCTCCGCGCGCTCAAGAAGAAGATGCAGCGCGAGGGTATCTTCCGCGAAATGAAGCTGCGCCGGAACTACGAGAAGCCCTCGGAGAAGCGTGCGCGCGAGAAGGCCGAGGCGGTGCGTCGCACCCGCAAGCTGCTGCGCAAGCGCATGGAGCGTGAGGGCTATTAA
- the def gene encoding peptide deformylase: MALLKIARMGHPVLRTVASPVSDPTAPAIRRLAEDMIETMLDAPGVGLAAPQVHESKRIIVFRVPADRSGGESVGITVLINPVIEPLGDGMELGPEGCLSIPGLRGMVPRWSRIRYRGYGLDGELVEREADGFHARVVQHETDHLDGVLYLDRMTDLRLLAFTEELHYIADALRQQEQG, encoded by the coding sequence ATGGCACTCCTCAAGATCGCCCGCATGGGACATCCGGTGCTGCGCACCGTCGCGTCACCCGTTTCCGACCCGACCGCCCCGGCCATCCGCCGGCTGGCGGAGGATATGATTGAGACGATGCTGGACGCCCCCGGAGTCGGACTTGCCGCTCCCCAGGTCCACGAGTCGAAGCGGATCATCGTCTTCCGGGTTCCGGCGGACCGCTCCGGCGGCGAGTCGGTCGGCATCACCGTTCTGATCAATCCGGTGATCGAGCCGCTGGGCGACGGGATGGAACTGGGGCCGGAAGGCTGCCTGTCGATTCCCGGCCTGCGTGGCATGGTCCCGCGCTGGAGCCGCATCCGCTACCGCGGCTACGGCCTCGACGGCGAGTTGGTCGAGCGGGAGGCGGACGGGTTCCACGCCCGCGTCGTGCAGCACGAGACGGATCATCTGGACGGGGTTCTCTACCTGGACCGCATGACGGATCTGAGGCTGCTGGCCTTCACCGAGGAACTGCATTACATCGCCGATGCCCTGCGCCAGCAGGAGCAGGGCTGA